In Plasmodium coatneyi strain Hackeri chromosome 8, complete sequence, the genomic stretch AACCAAGTATGTGGCTTCCCTAGCAGAGAACGCCCTTTTGAAAATCGAGGGTATTCACAACGACGTGCAAAACCTTCCCGACGAGTATTACCTCTACTTTAAGCAACGGAGGGACAAGATGGAGAAGCACCCCCCTGGCTACCTCAAGCGTGTGCGCCTGCAGGGCCAAATATGGGGCAACTTCCACGCCAACCGGAGAAACTGGAAGCGAAAGTTCTGATGAAGCAACGTCAAATTATAGCGAAGTGGTAACAAAATTGTGACATATTTTTGTCCGACTTGTGACGATGTTGAGATAttattacgaaaaaaaactcacCCACTGGGACAGACGTAGACGCATCTGCGCAGTGCTGCAGCGGGATAAAGGATATAACGTGAATTGTTAGGGGGTAGGACATCAACTTGCCAgtgcgcaaaaaaatgagtagTCAATTTTAAGACAGTAGGTGTAACATTGCTGGGCAAGTTCTTTATTCCTCCATTATTAGGTATTCCTCCTCATCAGCGAATCACAGCGTGATCGTGGCTTTTTGGAGAATCTCCTTAACCTGTTGACGCAGCTTCGCGTGGCTGCTGATCACCTCGATGTCGTACTTTGTGTAGCATACCACTTTGGAGTTAATTGAATTGATAGTAATGCTCCACAGGTATTTTTCTGTCTGCACGTTGGGGATGCTTCCCTCTGAATGGTCCACTACTAAATCGTCCTTGCTGTAGCCAAATTGGATTAAATTATCAACGAAATCTTCTTCGCGTATGGATCCAAACATGAGATTCACACGCTTTTCGTTCAGTCGTTcattatctttttttttattatctaCCTCCATGCTTTGTGAGGCCGATTTGCATATCTCCATTTGACCTTCCTTTATATAATCCCCGAAGGGTGTGCTATTATATGAGCACCTGACCTTCGCGCAATGGAGGTTATCTACctttgttaatatttttttcaaattgtttGTGCCGTCGACAGTAAAGGGAACGGGGTGCAAGTTTTTACCCACCTGGGAAAATGTGTCATAAATAATTTCCCTCGTGTTTAATGGGTAAATGTAGATAATATCGTTTGGGTTCACGTCTCCATGTGGATTTCCATTTGTACAGTTTCCGTATGGAGGGTTGCTCCCCCTGTTattgtaattttcttcttccccatttttttccccaacgtTGTAGCTGCTTTTTTTGCCTACATGTGTGGTGTCCAGTTGGCTGCTCATCGTAGGTGAACTGGACCCCTCCCCCAATCGATGGGGGAgtaaatacacacattttttattcgcgttgttttttataatttcccaAATGTCTGACTCATTTAAATCCCAAGaaatggggcaaaaaaagacatttatttttttaaggtaaATGTGGAAGGGAGCCAACACTGATACAGGGTCGTAATAAGGATCGATTAGCAGAAGTGAATTGTTTTCTTCCATGGCCCATTTTTCTAACAAAGTGGAAGATTCAAAAAATCGCAAAGAAGAATCTTGGACAAAACATACACATGGGTACCTAAACAATTTGGTTACATCATTTATGTCATTTCCTGTAATTAGtcgattattttttatcataatTTCAATGGAAAAAGGTCCCTGTGGATTGGATATtttgctgcatttttttttcctcgacTCTTCCACCCATTCGGCACAAAGATCTGCTTGGTGAATCACATTACTGATGTTCCCTATTATGGTAAAGATTAGCACTTGTTCTTCTTTGGCTAAATATTTGCTGATCACTACGCCTATCAATTCGATTAACTCGAGGAAGTACAAGAAGTGCAGGTCTACGGGGATTAGTACGCACCCCTTGTTTTTGATCGTGCGCAGGACGATAGAGCATATCTTGTTTAGGCTATCTTTGTAGTTCTTTTCGACGcacatgtttattttttctctggtTCGTTCGGTGGGGTGGCCCTCGCTGGGAGGGCTTTCACTGGGGGGGTCTTCGCTGGCAACGGTCCTGTTCTGGGCCTCCCCTTTTGGGTCTCCTCCGCTTGGCGCGTTCCCCCTCTGAGACAGCCCCTCCGTACTTGTATCCCCCTTCGAATATGCcgtaaaaagaacaaagtctGCCTTTTCCAGACATGACAAATCTAAGGGAGAGGGGTGCCTTTTAACATTATAAGAGCTTTTGTTAATAATGCATAAATTCATAAGGTCCGTCTTAACAACAAAGTTGCAGCTGCCTAGGGAGTACCCACTGCTATAGGGGGTAATACAAATAACTTCATCATCCTGCTGGaagcttattttttctttatatgaTAATAAATGTAGCGAATTCCTGAAACTTAATTTTAAATCCAAGTATTCATCTGTGTTGAAATTATCACTGCTCAAATGATCTTTGTTCAAATGCTTCTTCTGATCATCTTCCTCATTCCAGGGAGgcaaataattttcctttgtcTGTAAATTCTCGACCGCGCTTAATGCAAAAGTGAAGGTCAATTTTGTGCAAACTATGTGCGTATCTGATACGTCGaaatatttgcaaaatattGGTAACCCCATAAAACATTCACTGCAGGAAATTAAAATGATGTGAATTTTTATCGGCACGCTACTTATGTTTAGTAGTAATTTATTCGATAGAGCTTTTTCCTCCAGGTTCGTTATCCGTATGTATTTATCCTCCTGCGATTTGTCTTCATCCACATTGTTGCAGCTTATTGTGCTTTTCTTAAAATTCAGTATTTCCTCTTTATTCAAAGGTAAATCACAGAGAATGTTAAATGACCCGATCGTTATTAGGTGGCTGCTGACGCTTTCGTGGTCGCACAGTTTGGTCACTTTGAAGGAGTCGAACATTTTGAAGGGGATTTATTTCTCAATGATGGTGGGATTTTACTGGTGCGACTTTTCAcgtggggtgaaaaaaaaacaactatCGTGGTTCCCCTGTGCTCCTGCTTAAGGTCGCCTGTCTACACCGGCGTACGGAGGGAGGTACACACATGGTACAGCTCACTTTTACAGGAACATCATCCACTTTTGAAAGCGCATTTGTGCGTTCCCAGTGTGGCGATTTTTTATGTTAGTTCCTTGGCGACTCTTTCAAACAGTCTGCATCCATCCCAAGGTTACCCTtgtgcacactttttttctctacttCTTTGCATCCAACGAGCTTCATATGTGAGTAATttgaaagaacaaattgttGCTCAATTTTACCCACTAGTTTAGTCAACACATCAGCTAaaagtgttcattttttaggTTGCGCATTTGTACGGATTTACACGCACAAGGAGGGGAGGATGACGAAATGGCTAcctcttccaaaaaaaaaaaaaaaaaaaaaaaatcaagtgatcattttttttttttgtttctttccatCCGATTATGTAACAATTTTACTAATTTgcattttaaattattttgtgaaggcgaaaaaaaagccaaTTCAGTCACCGCTGCAGGggagttacaaaaaaaataaagccgATATTGATGTGCCTGTGGATCAGCTGCTTGGCCAATTGAATTACAAAAACGaatttaaaaggaacacCGTTGTATGGCGATATTTGCCGCATATTCgaattgtcattttttatgtgcatattatgTGAGCCACGTCAATGCGGCGGTGTTCCAACATGCACATGCTTTTTGTTCCTGCGTGTATGCGACAACGCCTACGCTTTGAAACatgaaatgagaaaaaaaaagtgtcacAAATATTGTTAAGAGCAAATTTTAACAGGACAAattgttaattaaaaattagtGAGCAAATTTGTTACTTAAATGAAAAGTTAAGGAGGTTAAGATAAACGAGGGAAGCACACAAACATgtggggaacaaaaaaaaaaaaagaaaagaatacaaatgtatacacatatatttatttacatgtTAACATTTGTGCATGTACATGTCAAAGTATTCCCTTTCCACGTCATGCAAAGTGGGAGCACAAATGATTAAAGAGTGTAGGGGGTCATTATAACTGATCGACTTCAGCGTCGGTAAGTTGCCTGATACAATCTGTTGACTGTTTGACCCTATGCGCACAATGGCAATGCCTCGCGTGTTCTCCGTAATGACATTCTTCTTATGAACCTCTTCACAATAAAGGAGTTGTTCAATAGCTTCGTTAATGGTCATATATCTGGGTGGCTCATAAATGTCTCTATTTTTCATCATATTTTCAATCGtcctttcttttactttaatATCTAGTAAGCATAAGGTGTGGAAATTGTTGTCTAAATTTACCTTAATTTTATCGTAAAAGCTAGTCGGTTTGTAAGTTCCCTCAAAATATGGAATGGACACAGTTTGACCAAAGTTGTAAAGTTGCATTCCACTTTCTCCTATGGCTGACATGATGGATGCATTATGAATTACCTGAacattaatattttttttttttgcgcgaaGGATAATGTCGTGGTGTGTGGTTGCACATAGTGGGTCTCCGACAACTAGGAAGgacacttttttatttactgcTTCTTCAAGTATCTCTTCACAATTT encodes the following:
- a CDS encoding Diphthine synthase, whose translation is MALYIIGLGLGDERDVSVKGKELIEMSDVVYLESYTSVLFVSKNALEEFYKKNIKEVDRNLAEENCEEILEEAVNKKVSFLVVGDPLCATTHHDIILRAKKKNINVQVIHNASIMSAIGESGMQLYNFGQTVSIPYFEGTYKPTSFYDKIKVNLDNNFHTLCLLDIKVKERTIENMMKNRDIYEPPRYMTINEAIEQLLYCEEVHKKNVITENTRGIAIVRIGSNSQQIVSGNLPTLKSISYNDPLHSLIICAPTLHDVEREYFDMYMHKC